One Rosa chinensis cultivar Old Blush chromosome 3, RchiOBHm-V2, whole genome shotgun sequence DNA window includes the following coding sequences:
- the LOC112192255 gene encoding serine/threonine-protein phosphatase PP1 isoform X2, protein MRCLTGDIHGQYQDLLKVFEQGGYPPAANYLFLGDYVDRGKQSLETICLLLAYKIKYPEKVFLLRGNHEDAKINRIYGFYDECKRRFNVRLWKIFTDCFNCLPVSALIDGKILCMHGGLSPELENLDQIKELPRPTDIPDNGLLCDLLWSDPDARVDGWAESDRGVSCTFGADRVIEFLDKNDLDLVCRGHQVVEDGYEFFAKRRLVTIFSAPNYGGEFDNAGALMSVDEALLCSFEILKSSADEASSSRLNLKKLPKAGKN, encoded by the exons GTGTCTTACAGGTGATATACATGGACAATACCAAGACCTACTTAAAGTATTTGAACAGGGGGGTTACCCTCCCGCCGCAAACTACCTATTTCTTGGAGATTATGTGGATCGAGGCAAGCAAAGCTTGGAGACAATATGTTTGCTTCTGGCCTACAAAATAAAATATCCTGAAAAAGTCTTCCTTTTGAGAGGAAACCATGAAGATGCAAAGATTAACCGGATATATGGGTTCTATGACGAGTGTAAAAGGCGGTTCAACGTTAGGCTTTGGAAAATTTTTACTGACTGCTTTAATTGTTTGCCTGTGTCTGCACTTATTGATGGGAAGATACTTTGTATGCATGGTGGGCTCTCACCAGAGTTGGAAAACTTGGATCAAATAAAGGAACTTCCAAGGCCGACTGACATTCCAGATAATGGTCTTTTATGTGATTTGCTTTGGTCTGATCCTGATGCTAGGGTTGATGGCTGGGCAGAGAGTGATCGCGGTGTTTCCTGTACTTTTGGAGCTGATAGAGTTATTGAATTTTTAGACAAGAATGACCTTGATCTTGTTTGTCGGGGTCATCAG GTGGTTGAGGACGGCTATGAATTTTTCGCGAAACGAAGATTAGTCACTATATTCTCAGCTCCAAACTACGGAGGGGAGTTTGATAATGCCGGTGCTCTAATGAGTGTTGATGAAGCTCTACTGTGTTCCTTTGAGATACTTAAATCAAGTGCTGATGAAGCCTCAAGTAGTCGTTTAAATCTTAAAAAG CTGCCTAAAGCTGGAAAGAACTGA